GCGAATCCCGCCCATGTCACCGGCCAAATGCACGTGCGGTTCGTTGCTTTGCTGCCAGACATTCGCATTGGCGCGCAGATAACCGTCGTTGCTGAAGCCGTGGTCCAGGCCCATCTGCTGACTCAGTTGCGTGCGTGGAATAAAGCCGTAACCGACCGCCAGGGTCTTGGCTTCGAAGCGCTCGACGCGGCTCATGTCCGGTTCCCAAGTGGCCGAGTACGGCGCGACGCTGACGCTTTTCAGCTCGCCCTCGCCGTGGGCCTCGACCACGCCCCAGCCATAGTTCATCGAGATGCCGTGCAGTTTCAGGTAGGCGAGCATGCTCAAACCGTCGAGAAACAACTGCGGCTTGTTCAGCAGCGCCAGACTTTCGCGGGCGATTTTGCCGAACGCGCAAGCTTCATACACGCCCGCGACGCTGACGCCTGCGGCATGCAGTTGTGTCGCCACCAGCGGCAGCAACGGCCCGGTGCCGGCGATGATCACCGGCCCTTGCGGCTTGACCACACCACTTTTGATCTGCAGTTGCAGACCGCCGAGCATGATCACCCCCGGCAAGGTCCAGCCCGGAAACGGCACGCTGCGTTCATGGCAACCGGCAGCCAACAGCAACTGCGAATACTCGATCTCGTGCAGTTGCTCGTCGCCATCGAGCACCACCAAGGCGCGGGTGCCTTCGGCGCCGACCACACGATGGTTGAGGCGCACGTCGATCAGCCCGGACTGTTCCTGAAAATCACCGTGCAGTTTGCCCAGCGCTTCGGAGTAGCGCGGGCCGAGATAATCCAGTTGCACGCCATCTCGCAGCGGCCCGCGATAGACCACGCCGCCGAGCCGCGAAGCTTCTTCGAGCAAGGTGCAGCGCACACCGTGGCGCGCCAGTTCGATGGCCGCCGCCATCCCCGCCGGGCCGCCGCCGACGATGACCGGTTGCAGGCTCATACGATCACCTCCTGCTCGGTGATGCGGTTGACCTGGGTTTCGATCTGCATGCCATCACGCACCACGGTCTGGCAGGCCCGGCGTTTGTGCCGGCCATTGATTTTCACCAGACAGCACTGGCAAACGCCCATGCCGCAATAGGCGCCGGTAATCTGATCGTGATCGTTGCGGGCAATCTGGCGTACGCCGAGTGATTGAATAACGCTGAGTACGGTTTCGCCGATGGCGGCGGTGACCGCTTGACCGTTGATGTGGACGGTCATGTCCGCCTGCGCCAACGGCTGGATATCGAAAGTTCTTTCTTGGCAGTGCATTGCGATGTTCATCCGTGAAAGTTCGGTTGAGGTGGTGTCAGCTCCTTGCTGCACTACAGCGTGTCGACGCGTTTGTTGTTGCTGTGATTGGGGCGTCGACGCGTACTTCGTCAGCGCAACAGAGGTGCGCGAGAAGCACTGTAGTTCATACCTCAGCAAAGGCCGGGATCATTTACGTTAGGCGATCTCGCCGCAGTAAATATTGATCCAGGCCAGTGAAAACGATTGGATTGTCCAACGATCAGTTGGAGAAGACGAACTGCCCTTTGATCTTCTTCGCGCCAATGAAACCCAAGTCCGGGAACAGCAGGGATTTGATCCACGCGGCGTAGAACACAATGGCCAGGGTGATGCCGACGGCAATCACGGTCGACAGCGGATCTTCCTCATAGCCCTTGAACATGCGTGAAACCTGACTGATGGTGAGGAGGACGTAAACGGTGTAAGCCGCCGCCACGTTCTTGTAGAAACCCCATGCAAACAACAGCGGAATGCCGCCTGCGATCAGCAGCATGGTCAGTGCCAGGCCGGCGCTGGCGTCATAGAACAGGAAGAAACCGAAGACTGCGCCGATCAATGCCTGAATGCAGGTCAACACAACCAGCAGGGTGACTTTGAGTGAATGCTTTTCTCTAAGGGCCGGATCCGGACGCCCGCCGATCCAGGCTGCCAACACGCGATCTTTGACCGCACCGCCCGACAACGCTTTGAACGTTTCGGTTTTCGAGCGCCCGGCTTCGAGCATTTCCACCAACTGGCGTTTGATTTCCTTCTTGTCCAACGTGTTCATCCTTAAAGAGAGGTAAAAGCGGCCAATCCACTTCC
This region of Pseudomonas sp. R84 genomic DNA includes:
- the hcnB gene encoding cyanide-forming glycine dehydrogenase subunit HcnB → MSLQPVIVGGGPAGMAAAIELARHGVRCTLLEEASRLGGVVYRGPLRDGVQLDYLGPRYSEALGKLHGDFQEQSGLIDVRLNHRVVGAEGTRALVVLDGDEQLHEIEYSQLLLAAGCHERSVPFPGWTLPGVIMLGGLQLQIKSGVVKPQGPVIIAGTGPLLPLVATQLHAAGVSVAGVYEACAFGKIARESLALLNKPQLFLDGLSMLAYLKLHGISMNYGWGVVEAHGEGELKSVSVAPYSATWEPDMSRVERFEAKTLAVGYGFIPRTQLSQQMGLDHGFSNDGYLRANANVWQQSNEPHVHLAGDMGGIRGGEAAMLAGKIAATSILLQRGVLEEELARVRRDRYLSKLKAIVRFRAAVDRYTERGVGQTALPAADTVICRCEHATRADIDLALEQGVQDIASLKMRTRVSMGDCQGRMCVGYCSDRLRQATGRKDVGWLRPRFPIDPIPFSAFQSVGTETAAHE
- the hcnA gene encoding cyanide-forming glycine dehydrogenase subunit HcnA, which produces MHCQERTFDIQPLAQADMTVHINGQAVTAAIGETVLSVIQSLGVRQIARNDHDQITGAYCGMGVCQCCLVKINGRHKRRACQTVVRDGMQIETQVNRITEQEVIV